The nucleotide sequence AAGTGGAGTTGGATGCATTTTAGCAGCAAGCAAACTAATATTGCACCCAGGGccaaaagaagaagaagcagTAAATAATccatataaaataatgaaaccTGCTAGATGACTTCTCAAATAAGTAAATTCTGCAGCAATGATAAAACTGAATATACCTTCAAGAAACCAAAATATAGCCATGGCATTACGAGGTCCAATCATGTCAGCTAAATAAGCACCATAAACTGCACCTGGGACTGAAAATAATCTAAATACAATAGACCATCCAAAATCTTGAACTAATGATGGGTTATCACCAAGAATCATATCCAGGATGATAGTTAGATAAGTAGCAAATGAATATGCTACAAAATCGAAGAAAAACCATAATAGAGACATCATACCGGTTCTAAAccaataaaatttaaatattaaaccaTATGGTggtatttttttgaatttagttgttttaaattgttcactttctttatattttaatctcataatgaaaaaagaacaTGGTGCAATAGCTCCCAAACCAACTGTAATTCTCCAGATTGGAGTCATATGAGCCTCACCGCATATCCAGGTCAACACCAAAGGCACACAACCTGCTATAATACCACCAGCAACTGCTGTCGTATCCGTGAACCAAATATAATATCTGCTTCTGGACTCCTTAGGTAATGCATTTGATGCTTCtgcagcagcagcagcgTTCACACTGTACTCACTACCGATAGAAATACCAATAAAGAATCTATAGACAGCAAGAGCTTCAAAAAGTCCTCCCGGATGTGTATCTGTTGTATTTATACCCCATGCACCGGCGCATAATAtaacaaacaaaattaaagtaCTAGTTCCTAATAACATGGCCCTTTTTCTACCATAAGTATCTGCCAAATACCCATAAAATAACATACCAAAAACGGTCCCTGCAAAATTAATCGAAGAGACAACACTAATTGCTTTGGATTCATAATAAGCAGTACCATAAATACGTTTTAAGCATACATTAACATTACTAAATGCACTGCTAATATAACTGTCTGAAAATACACCACCACCAGCAGTAAAGATTGTCCAATGTCTATGATCTAGTTCAGGTATAAatctttttaaaaatgaatgaTTTTTCTCATTATTAACGCTTCTAATGGCGTCAGAGCTTTTATTCTCAACTTCATTGTCACAATCAATCTCATTCACTTCTGTGATTtccttattttttttggtaaTGATAGAAGTAGCAGATTCATCATCGGACATCTCCATTGTCACATCTCCTAAATCATCTTCATATTTTCGGGCATCCTTTCTTAAGAAGAATAATTCATGATATTGTTGTTCAAAGTAGTATTGTTTGAACTCTTTATAATTCAAGGGGATATCTCTGAATACTGGGTTTTTAATATGTTTGTCGCCGTTGTctaacatttttattaatatctaATGAATGAAGCTGTATTGATGGTTTTCtgttataaatataactatGAATTTAAACATGATAAGAGTTGAAACCAAAATTGGAGATTGAAGTTCAAATTTCATGgttcttttatattaaatattatggAATGAATCTAGAAATCTTAATTGTAGAGATACAGTCATTCTAGTGAATTGTCCTTTAAGAGTCtatgatttattaattatagctatagaaaaatatgtaaatatattgacaGACAcgtaaataattatttttaaacaatataatattgaatcaatTGACCACACctcaattatttttacagAGAATTCATGTATATTTTCAGGAAATAATAATAGGTGCAACAAGAAGGATGAGCAAAATGCACTGTTATTAGTAACGCCaaaaatttagatttaaattaaatcgTTTTTACGTGTTATTGTCTAATACAAAATACAGAAGAAGTTGATGAATTGCTTGTCGTTTAAATGATCTTCGATCTGATGAAATATCTCTAGTTTAATGACATTCCTTCATAATCTAGTTAAACATCAAGCAGAACCAATAATATTCTAGACAGCAGAAGAAAGGAAggaaaaaaatgaagacAAAAAGGAAAATAGAACAACCAAAGGTTCTCTTTAGCTGTACTGTTTATCTTTTAAGTTTTTTATCCGGTCCAATTAATTGGAATCTCATTAGATTAGgtctttatttaaattccCAATTACTACTTTTCGTTACAGTCAAATAccaattgatattttaaacttTTCCTTCACtatttacaattaataaGGCGAATTCCTTtgttttcatatt is from Tetrapisispora phaffii CBS 4417 chromosome 14, complete genome and encodes:
- the TPHA0N01950 gene encoding uncharacterized protein, which codes for MLDNGDKHIKNPVFRDIPLNYKEFKQYYFEQQYHELFFLRKDARKYEDDLGDVTMEMSDDESATSIITKKNKEITEVNEIDCDNEVENKSSDAIRSVNNEKNHSFLKRFIPELDHRHWTIFTAGGGVFSDSYISSAFSNVNVCLKRIYGTAYYESKAISVVSSINFAGTVFGMLFYGYLADTYGRKRAMLLGTSTLILFVILCAGAWGINTTDTHPGGLFEALAVYRFFIGISIGSEYSVNAAAAAEASNALPKESRSRYYIWFTDTTAVAGGIIAGCVPLVLTWICGEAHMTPIWRITVGLGAIAPCSFFIMRLKYKESEQFKTTKFKKIPPYGLIFKFYWFRTGMMSLLWFFFDFVAYSFATYLTIILDMILGDNPSLVQDFGWSIVFRLFSVPGAVYGAYLADMIGPRNAMAIFWFLEGIFSFIIAAEFTYLRSHLAGFIILYGLFTASSSFGPGCNISLLAAKMHPTPLRGQLYGFAAAVGKVGAFVGSYVFPIIIKKAGGSDTVTGLVTPFYISAGLCCGCGILTFFFMPPFDPESMIDEDNKFIQYLDSQGYDISNLGEAKSNEAKSNEDESNEDEISMVTLKNHENNELKKDRE